A region from the Campylobacter subantarcticus LMG 24377 genome encodes:
- a CDS encoding YraN family protein, whose protein sequence is MALLHYLFGKKGEDLACEYLEKYGFEILQRNFHSKFGEVDIIAKKDEILHFVEVKSTQGDYEVTYRLDAKKYHKLVKTIQYYFMKHKSDENYQIDLLCVYKDDIKLLENISY, encoded by the coding sequence ATGGCTTTATTGCACTATCTTTTTGGAAAAAAAGGTGAAGATTTAGCTTGTGAATATTTAGAAAAATATGGTTTTGAAATTCTTCAAAGAAATTTTCATTCTAAATTTGGAGAAGTTGATATCATCGCCAAAAAAGATGAAATTTTACATTTTGTTGAGGTTAAAAGTACGCAGGGAGATTATGAAGTAACATATCGACTAGATGCAAAAAAATATCATAAACTTGTAAAAACAATACAATATTACTTTATGAAACACAAAAGTGATGAGAATTATCAAATAGATTTACTTTGTGTGTATAAAGATGATATAAAACTACTAGAGAACATTAGTTATTAA
- the purF gene encoding amidophosphoribosyltransferase yields MCAVVGVINSKNASTVAYYALFAMQHRGQEASGISVSDGLNIQTHKAKGEVGQIFNTQILAELKGSIAIGHNRYSTAGNSSLHDAQPVAATCSLGDISLVHNGNLINKEAVRKELIDNGAIFHSNMDTENVVHLIAKSKKETLKDRFIESLVQSKGAYCFMLASKNQLFVVRDPYGVRPLSLGRLKDGGYIVASETCAFDLIEAEFIRDVKPGEMLIFTQGSDEIESIQVFDQVDPRICAFEYIYFARPDSIIEGKSVYEVRKKMGEALAKKFKEKVDFVVPVPDSGVSAAIGFAQYLKIPLEMAIVRNHYVGRTFIEPTQEMRNLKVKLKLNPMKKVLEGKDIVVIDDSVVRGTTSKKIIALLKQAGARKIHLAIACPEIKFPDIYGIDTPTFEELISANKNVEEVREYTGADSLTFLDINELVSSIGNERKYSLISFDGDYFIQ; encoded by the coding sequence ATGTGTGCAGTAGTTGGAGTAATTAATTCAAAAAACGCAAGTACGGTGGCTTATTATGCTTTATTTGCAATGCAACATCGTGGGCAAGAGGCAAGTGGGATTAGTGTAAGTGATGGTTTAAATATTCAAACACATAAAGCTAAAGGCGAGGTTGGGCAAATTTTTAACACGCAAATTTTAGCAGAGCTCAAAGGTAGCATTGCTATTGGGCATAATCGTTATTCTACGGCTGGAAATTCTTCTTTGCATGATGCACAACCTGTTGCCGCTACTTGTTCTTTGGGTGATATTTCTTTGGTGCATAATGGAAATTTAATCAACAAAGAAGCGGTAAGAAAAGAGCTCATTGACAATGGCGCGATTTTTCATTCTAATATGGACACAGAAAATGTAGTACATTTGATCGCCAAAAGTAAAAAAGAAACTCTAAAAGATAGATTTATAGAAAGTTTAGTGCAAAGTAAAGGTGCATATTGCTTTATGTTGGCTAGTAAAAATCAACTTTTTGTAGTAAGAGATCCTTACGGGGTTAGACCTTTGTCTTTAGGTAGATTAAAAGATGGAGGGTATATTGTAGCAAGTGAAACATGCGCTTTTGATTTAATAGAAGCTGAATTTATTCGCGATGTAAAACCAGGCGAAATGTTGATTTTTACTCAAGGTAGTGATGAAATTGAAAGCATTCAGGTTTTTGATCAAGTTGATCCGAGAATTTGTGCGTTTGAGTATATTTATTTTGCTAGACCTGATAGTATTATAGAAGGTAAAAGCGTATATGAAGTACGTAAAAAAATGGGTGAAGCCTTGGCTAAAAAGTTTAAAGAGAAAGTGGATTTTGTAGTGCCTGTACCAGATAGTGGCGTGAGCGCTGCGATAGGATTTGCACAGTATTTAAAGATCCCGCTTGAAATGGCGATAGTTAGAAATCACTATGTAGGAAGAACCTTTATAGAGCCAACTCAAGAAATGAGAAATTTAAAAGTTAAATTAAAACTCAATCCTATGAAAAAAGTTTTAGAAGGTAAAGATATAGTAGTGATTGATGATAGCGTTGTAAGAGGTACAACTTCTAAAAAAATTATTGCTCTTTTAAAACAAGCAGGGGCAAGAAAAATTCATCTAGCTATAGCATGTCCAGAAATCAAATTTCCTGATATTTATGGTATTGATACTCCAACATTTGAAGAGTTAATCTCTGCTAATAAAAATGTTGAAGAAGTTAGAGAGTATACAGGTGCAGATAGTTTAACTTTCTTAGATATCAATGAGTTGGTTTCAAGTATAGGTAATGAAAGAAAGTATTCATTGATCAGTTTTGATGGGGATTATTTTATTCAATAA
- a CDS encoding LL-diaminopimelate aminotransferase, with amino-acid sequence MFEEIHFNTIERLPNYVFAEVNAIKMAARRAGEDIIDFSMGNPDGKTPQHIIDKLCESANKDKTSGYSASSGIYKLRLAICNWYKRKYDVDLDPESEVVATMGSKEGFVNLARAVINPGDVAIVPTPAYPIHTQAFIIAGGNVATMNFDFNENYELNENTFFENLQKTLHESIPRPKYVVVNFPHNPTTVTVEKSFYERLVTMAKKERFYIISDIAYADLTFGSYKTPSIFEVEGAKDVAVETYTLSKSYNMAGWRVGFVVGNKRLIAALKKIKSWFDYGMYTPIQVAATVALDGDQTCVEEIKATYAKRLEVLLESFYQAGWELKKPNASMFVWAKLPQSKAHLGSMEFSKQLLQKANVAVSPGVGFGEAGNEYVRIALIENENRIRQAARNIKKYLRE; translated from the coding sequence GGAAATCCTGATGGTAAAACTCCCCAACATATTATAGATAAACTTTGTGAAAGTGCAAATAAAGACAAAACTTCAGGTTATTCTGCTTCGAGCGGAATTTATAAACTAAGACTTGCAATTTGTAATTGGTATAAAAGAAAATACGATGTTGATTTAGATCCTGAAAGTGAAGTAGTTGCAACGATGGGCTCTAAAGAAGGTTTTGTAAATTTAGCAAGAGCGGTGATTAACCCAGGGGATGTAGCTATTGTACCTACACCTGCTTATCCTATACATACTCAAGCTTTTATCATAGCAGGTGGTAATGTAGCAACTATGAATTTTGATTTTAATGAAAATTACGAATTAAACGAAAATACTTTTTTTGAAAATTTACAAAAAACACTACATGAAAGCATTCCGCGTCCAAAATATGTAGTGGTAAATTTTCCGCATAATCCCACAACGGTTACAGTAGAAAAAAGTTTTTATGAGAGATTGGTTACTATGGCAAAAAAAGAAAGATTTTATATTATTTCTGATATTGCTTATGCGGACTTAACTTTTGGCTCTTATAAAACTCCTTCGATTTTTGAAGTTGAAGGTGCTAAAGATGTAGCAGTAGAAACTTATACACTTTCAAAATCTTACAACATGGCAGGTTGGCGCGTAGGTTTTGTGGTGGGTAATAAACGCTTAATTGCGGCTTTGAAAAAGATTAAATCTTGGTTTGATTATGGTATGTACACGCCTATACAAGTTGCTGCTACTGTAGCTTTAGATGGAGATCAAACTTGTGTTGAAGAGATTAAGGCAACTTATGCAAAAAGATTAGAAGTTTTACTAGAATCATTTTATCAAGCAGGATGGGAGTTAAAAAAGCCTAATGCAAGTATGTTTGTTTGGGCAAAACTCCCTCAAAGTAAGGCTCATCTTGGTAGCATGGAATTTTCTAAGCAGCTTTTACAAAAAGCAAATGTAGCAGTAAGTCCTGGAGTTGGTTTTGGTGAGGCAGGTAATGAGTACGTTAGAATTGCTTTGATAGAAAATGAAAATCGCATTCGTCAGGCTGCTAGAAATATCAAAAAATATTTAAGAGAATAA
- a CDS encoding prohibitin family protein, whose amino-acid sequence MPADLNDYFNKKNNQNNNKQNLNFKTPEFNFKGFGKFSPLIYSTIAIILIFALFKPFAIVNSGEMGIKSTTGKYNPTPLEPGLHFFMPVLQKITIVDTRVRQINYASIEGVNENLHIGSGVVNKNSISVLDSRGLPVSIDVTVQYRLNPLQVPQTIATWGLNWENKIIDPVVRDVVRNVVGQYTAEELPTNRNTIAVQIDQGIRKTIESQPNEPAELQAVQLREIILPIKVKEQIERVQIAKQEAERTKYEVERANQEALKKAALAEGEANATIISAKGRASAVKIEADAQAYSNREIAKSLNAPLLSLKQIETQKQFNEALKVNQDAKIFLTPGGAVPNIWVDSKDSKKTSSIAN is encoded by the coding sequence ATGCCAGCTGATTTGAATGATTATTTTAACAAAAAAAACAATCAAAACAACAATAAGCAAAACTTGAATTTCAAGACGCCTGAATTTAACTTTAAAGGTTTTGGAAAATTTTCTCCACTTATTTATAGCACAATTGCTATAATTTTAATTTTTGCGCTTTTTAAGCCTTTTGCCATTGTTAATTCAGGTGAAATGGGGATCAAATCTACCACCGGTAAATACAATCCTACTCCTTTAGAACCAGGACTTCACTTTTTTATGCCTGTGTTGCAAAAAATTACTATCGTAGACACTAGAGTTCGACAAATCAATTACGCTTCAATCGAAGGTGTAAATGAAAATTTACATATAGGCTCAGGCGTGGTTAATAAAAACAGTATTTCTGTGCTTGATTCAAGAGGTTTGCCTGTATCTATCGATGTAACTGTACAATATAGACTAAACCCTTTACAAGTTCCTCAAACTATCGCAACTTGGGGATTAAACTGGGAAAACAAAATCATTGATCCGGTAGTTAGAGATGTAGTAAGAAATGTTGTAGGACAATACACCGCTGAAGAACTACCAACCAATCGTAACACCATAGCAGTACAAATTGATCAAGGTATTAGAAAAACTATAGAAAGCCAACCAAATGAACCAGCAGAACTCCAAGCAGTACAACTTAGAGAGATTATTTTACCTATCAAAGTAAAAGAACAAATTGAAAGAGTTCAGATTGCTAAACAAGAGGCTGAAAGAACTAAATACGAAGTTGAAAGAGCCAATCAAGAAGCACTCAAAAAAGCTGCTTTAGCTGAAGGGGAAGCAAATGCTACTATTATTAGTGCTAAAGGTAGAGCAAGTGCTGTAAAAATAGAAGCTGACGCACAAGCATATTCTAATAGAGAAATTGCAAAAAGCTTAAATGCTCCTTTGCTTAGCTTAAAACAAATCGAAACTCAAAAACAATTCAACGAAGCACTTAAAGTTAACCAAGATGCTAAGATCTTCTTAACACCTGGTGGAGCGGTGCCAAATATTTGGGTTGATAGCAAAGATAGCAAAAAAACAAGCTCAATAGCAAACTAA
- a CDS encoding DUF2393 domain-containing membrane protein — MGYFTIFHILIIVIMLVSTALFWILLYIKVQNKKHMIVFCVISFILALILTISLSLTIDQYTKKASLSNFSTYRRLASESIIVKGRITNDTNFKISECFLELRIIDDNKKHEVSGEIFNQQNFDSIKRANQKQRDASYNINIAKNLLGHTYKDFSFEVALPPQFQSYKVFKQLKCR; from the coding sequence ATGGGATATTTTACTATTTTTCATATTCTGATTATTGTCATTATGTTAGTTTCCACTGCTTTATTTTGGATCTTACTCTACATTAAAGTGCAAAATAAAAAACATATGATTGTTTTTTGTGTAATTAGTTTTATCTTGGCTTTGATTTTAACAATTTCTTTATCATTAACTATAGATCAATACACCAAAAAAGCAAGTTTAAGTAATTTTTCAACCTACAGACGCTTAGCATCTGAAAGTATTATTGTCAAAGGTAGAATAACTAACGATACTAATTTTAAAATTTCTGAATGCTTTTTAGAGCTTAGGATAATTGATGATAATAAAAAACATGAAGTAAGCGGTGAAATTTTTAATCAACAAAATTTTGATAGCATAAAAAGAGCAAATCAAAAACAAAGAGATGCTTCATATAATATAAATATTGCAAAAAACTTACTAGGGCATACTTATAAAGACTTTTCATTTGAAGTGGCATTGCCACCCCAATTTCAAAGCTATAAAGTATTTAAACAGTTAAAATGTCGATAA
- a CDS encoding homoserine dehydrogenase — MKIAILGYGTVGSAVVETLLKNQELIKARCDEEIIPVVALARSVKLNALIPVVNDIDEILNRDDIDVFVELMGGIELPFELISKILQRKKAVVTANKALLAYHRYELEKLAQNTAFGYEASVAGGIPIIKILKEGLSANNIVSIKGILNGTSNYILSKMTEDNAKFQEVLKKAQDLGYAEVDPAFDIEGFDAAHKLLILANIAYGLRVKPEDILIEGVSKVSDEDIYFAKEFEYTIKHLGIAKIKEGKIELRSHPAMLSKDRMLAKVDGVMNAISVDGDILGESLYYGPGAGGKATASAVIADLIDIARKEKNSAIFGYLNDTSYKLLEKDSIYTRYYLRLKVLDKIGVLSKITQLMSKHQISIDTFLQKPKKEKQDYSTLFFITHQTYEKNIQVLIQKLQEQEFVQGDVFMMRIED; from the coding sequence ATGAAAATCGCAATTTTAGGCTATGGGACAGTTGGAAGTGCTGTTGTTGAAACACTATTAAAAAATCAAGAATTAATCAAAGCAAGATGTGATGAGGAAATTATTCCGGTGGTCGCTTTAGCAAGAAGTGTAAAACTAAATGCCCTAATTCCTGTGGTAAATGATATTGATGAAATTTTAAATCGTGATGATATTGATGTTTTTGTAGAATTAATGGGTGGTATAGAACTACCTTTTGAATTAATTTCAAAGATTTTACAGAGAAAAAAAGCGGTTGTGACTGCCAATAAAGCTTTGCTTGCTTATCATCGCTATGAGCTTGAGAAGTTAGCACAAAACACGGCTTTTGGTTATGAAGCTAGTGTGGCAGGCGGAATTCCTATCATTAAAATTTTAAAAGAGGGTTTAAGTGCTAATAATATTGTTTCTATTAAAGGCATTTTAAATGGTACAAGTAATTATATTTTAAGTAAAATGACCGAAGATAATGCTAAATTTCAAGAAGTATTAAAAAAAGCACAAGATTTAGGATATGCCGAAGTTGATCCAGCTTTTGACATAGAGGGCTTTGATGCTGCACATAAGCTTTTAATTTTAGCAAATATTGCCTATGGATTAAGAGTAAAACCTGAAGATATCTTGATTGAGGGTGTTAGTAAGGTAAGTGATGAAGATATTTATTTTGCAAAGGAATTTGAATACACTATAAAGCATTTGGGTATTGCTAAAATTAAAGAGGGAAAAATAGAACTAAGATCTCATCCTGCTATGTTAAGTAAAGATAGAATGTTAGCAAAAGTTGACGGGGTGATGAATGCTATTAGTGTTGATGGGGATATTTTGGGTGAAAGTTTATATTATGGTCCAGGGGCAGGTGGTAAGGCAACTGCAAGTGCTGTTATAGCTGATTTAATTGATATAGCAAGAAAAGAAAAAAATAGTGCCATTTTTGGATATTTAAATGATACTTCTTATAAGCTTTTAGAAAAAGATTCAATTTATACAAGATACTATTTAAGATTAAAAGTGTTGGATAAAATAGGGGTATTATCAAAAATTACACAATTAATGAGCAAACATCAAATTTCAATCGATACTTTTTTGCAAAAACCTAAAAAAGAAAAGCAAGATTATAGTACTTTGTTTTTCATTACTCATCAAACTTATGAGAAGAATATACAAGTGCTTATCCAAAAATTACAGGAACAAGAATTTGTCCAAGGTGATGTTTTTATGATGAGAATTGAAGATTAA
- the dapB gene encoding 4-hydroxy-tetrahydrodipicolinate reductase encodes MINIGIHGSSGRMGTQIRLCLEGDEFAKLSALFDQGSSYEDFFAKCDVIIDFSTSKGCEDLLLYARSNPKPLVIGTTGLDAKQNELMQSASITMPILYATNMSLGVAILKKLSYLASEALRDFDIEILEMHHNKKKDAPSGTAMTLAQSVAKARNLDLEKVRVSGRDGIIGQRSKDEIAVMSLRGGDIVGSHRVGFYNEGEFIELNHTATSRATFAKGAIKCAKWLVSQENGLYDIDDCLGI; translated from the coding sequence ATGATAAATATCGGAATTCATGGAAGTAGTGGGCGTATGGGTACACAAATAAGGCTTTGTTTAGAAGGCGATGAGTTTGCAAAGTTAAGTGCCTTGTTTGATCAAGGCTCAAGTTATGAGGATTTTTTCGCAAAATGTGATGTGATAATTGACTTTTCTACCTCAAAAGGTTGTGAGGATTTGCTTTTATATGCAAGAAGCAATCCCAAGCCTTTGGTAATAGGCACAACAGGATTAGATGCTAAACAAAATGAATTGATGCAAAGTGCTAGCATTACTATGCCTATTCTTTATGCTACCAACATGTCTTTAGGTGTTGCAATTTTAAAAAAACTTTCTTATTTAGCAAGCGAAGCCTTAAGAGATTTTGATATAGAAATACTAGAAATGCATCATAATAAGAAAAAAGACGCTCCTAGTGGTACTGCTATGACTTTAGCACAAAGTGTTGCAAAGGCTAGAAATTTAGACTTAGAAAAGGTCAGAGTGAGCGGGAGAGATGGAATCATCGGACAAAGAAGTAAAGATGAGATAGCAGTAATGAGTTTAAGAGGCGGTGATATAGTTGGCTCGCATAGGGTTGGTTTTTATAATGAAGGCGAATTTATAGAATTAAATCATACCGCAACATCACGAGCTACTTTCGCAAAAGGTGCAATAAAATGTGCAAAATGGCTAGTTTCTCAAGAAAATGGCCTGTATGATATAGATGATTGTTTAGGAATTTAA
- the trxB gene encoding thioredoxin-disulfide reductase has translation MLDLAIIGGGPAGLSAGLYATRGGLKNVVMFEKGMPGGQITSSSEIENYPGVAQVLDGISFMAPWNEQCMRFGLKHEMVGVEQVSRNDDGSFTIKLEGGKSEQAKAVIVCTGSTPCRAGFKGEDEFFGKGVSTCATCDGFFYKNKEVAVLGGGDTALEEALYLANICSKVYLIHRRDEFRAAPSTVEKVKNNNKIELITNAVVDEVCGDNMGVNKIKIGMKDGSKRELDVPGIFTFVGLNVRNEILKQDNGEFLCAMEEGGQVNVDLKMQTNIAGLFAAGDLRKDAPKQVICAAGDGAVAALSALAYIESLH, from the coding sequence ATGTTAGACTTAGCTATTATAGGTGGTGGTCCTGCGGGCTTAAGTGCTGGTTTGTACGCTACTAGAGGTGGATTAAAAAACGTTGTTATGTTTGAAAAAGGTATGCCTGGGGGGCAAATTACTTCTAGCTCTGAAATTGAAAATTATCCCGGTGTTGCGCAGGTTTTAGATGGAATTTCTTTTATGGCTCCATGGAATGAACAATGTATGCGTTTTGGTTTGAAACATGAAATGGTAGGAGTTGAGCAAGTTAGTAGAAATGATGATGGCAGCTTTACTATAAAGTTAGAAGGTGGAAAAAGCGAGCAAGCAAAAGCTGTGATTGTGTGTACAGGTTCTACACCATGTCGCGCAGGTTTTAAAGGCGAAGACGAATTTTTTGGAAAAGGCGTAAGCACTTGTGCAACATGCGATGGCTTTTTTTATAAAAATAAAGAAGTTGCTGTTTTAGGTGGTGGAGATACCGCTTTAGAAGAAGCATTGTATTTAGCAAATATATGCTCAAAAGTGTATTTAATACACAGAAGAGATGAATTTAGAGCTGCTCCTTCTACTGTGGAAAAAGTTAAAAACAACAATAAGATCGAATTAATCACCAATGCAGTAGTAGATGAGGTTTGTGGTGATAATATGGGCGTTAATAAGATCAAAATAGGAATGAAAGACGGCAGCAAAAGAGAACTTGATGTGCCTGGAATTTTCACCTTTGTGGGTTTAAATGTAAGAAATGAAATTTTAAAGCAAGATAATGGTGAATTTTTATGTGCAATGGAAGAAGGTGGACAAGTAAATGTGGATCTTAAAATGCAAACTAATATTGCAGGATTGTTCGCAGCAGGAGATTTGAGAAAAGATGCTCCTAAGCAAGTGATATGTGCCGCAGGTGATGGTGCAGTTGCAGCACTTAGTGCTTTAGCTTATATTGAAAGTTTACATTAG
- the trxA gene encoding thioredoxin, translated as MGKYIDLTAENFAQAKEGVALVDFWAPWCGPCRMLAPVIDELANDFDGKAKICKVNTDEQGDLAAQFGVRSIPTIIFFKDGEVVDQLVGAQSKQALADKLNSLL; from the coding sequence ATGGGAAAATATATCGATTTAACAGCAGAAAATTTTGCACAAGCAAAAGAAGGTGTTGCGTTAGTAGACTTTTGGGCTCCATGGTGTGGACCTTGTAGAATGCTAGCTCCAGTTATTGATGAACTTGCAAATGATTTTGATGGCAAAGCTAAAATTTGCAAAGTTAATACAGATGAGCAAGGTGATTTGGCTGCTCAATTTGGTGTAAGATCTATCCCGACTATCATTTTCTTTAAAGATGGGGAAGTAGTAGATCAGCTAGTAGGCGCTCAATCAAAACAAGCATTAGCAGATAAACTAAACTCACTTTTATAA
- a CDS encoding PepSY-like domain-containing protein, with translation MQNQPNAQYYQEPMQQAYPYAQNYYGLSKPIMDKIQSSFPGAFIVDVDWEDFGYEIKLSNNMEMFFDRNGNFLGQKWDD, from the coding sequence ATGCAAAATCAACCTAACGCGCAATATTATCAAGAGCCTATGCAACAAGCATATCCTTATGCGCAAAATTATTATGGTCTATCTAAACCTATCATGGATAAAATTCAAAGTTCTTTTCCAGGTGCGTTTATCGTTGATGTAGATTGGGAAGATTTTGGATATGAAATCAAACTTAGTAATAATATGGAAATGTTTTTTGATAGGAATGGAAATTTTCTAGGTCAAAAATGGGATGATTAA
- a CDS encoding DUF2393 domain-containing membrane protein produces the protein MNAQHIREQMIFYTTHLHLIDFLLMALVIFFFIITLFIALIIRNKPVFAFIVIFLGILCSASIAYLGYFLIDTKVRSRIASLDNAQFFVYDNSLSIDYSLTNTSKKSFRYCKLKVEVFKKSDGNSTFKNLIHTIKPLRSRSTMIEKIINPQQTINLKTKFSDFKEGQNFDIEISSKCF, from the coding sequence ATGAATGCTCAACACATTCGAGAACAAATGATTTTTTATACCACTCATTTGCACTTGATTGATTTTTTACTAATGGCTTTGGTTATATTTTTTTTCATTATCACTTTATTTATTGCTTTAATCATTAGAAATAAGCCTGTTTTTGCTTTTATAGTTATTTTTTTAGGAATTTTATGTTCAGCAAGCATCGCTTATTTAGGATATTTTTTAATTGATACTAAAGTTAGATCAAGAATAGCCAGCTTAGATAATGCTCAATTTTTTGTATATGATAACTCACTTAGCATTGATTATAGCTTGACAAATACTTCTAAAAAAAGTTTTAGATACTGTAAATTAAAAGTAGAAGTCTTTAAAAAAAGTGATGGCAATAGCACTTTTAAAAATTTAATACATACTATAAAACCCCTAAGAAGTAGATCGACTATGATAGAAAAAATAATAAATCCTCAACAAACTATTAATTTAAAAACTAAATTTTCCGATTTTAAAGAAGGTCAAAATTTTGATATTGAAATTAGCTCAAAGTGTTTTTAA